TTGCGACAATATCAGCACCATCTACATGTCCAAGAACCCTGTGCAGCGTCAACGCACTAAACACGTGGAAATTGATCTCCACTTTGTTCGGGAGCTAGTCGCTCTTGGTGATGTTCGTGTTCTTCACGTTCCGACGACCTCTCAGttcgccgacatcttcaccaaaggACTGCCCACTTCAGTCTTCTCGGAGTTTCGTTCCAGTCTTAATGTCTGGGCACCAGACGATTCGACTGCGGGGGCATGTTAGACTATAGTCGTGTTCCCCTAGTATGAATGCACCGGCCTAGTGCCCTGTGCAGTACTAATGATAGTTATTAGGCTTGAACCTCTTCAGTTTTGTGTTCACACTGTGGACCCTTGGCTCCTCAGCCTATTTATATGTAATCTCCTCTGTACTCCATGAATAAATCAATATACAGAAGCTTTCAGTCTCCAAACCACACTAAGATGTCTGACAACAGATGGAGGATTTATGACACACCTATGAAGTTATGATGCAGAAAAGCCATACATAAGAACAAGTCATTCGATCATTTTTATCCATGCTAGTTCTAGCATTCAGATGAAAAACGCAACAACTAACAACAATGGCACATTTGTACCAATCATATCCCTTCATAATTACAATAATAAAAGCAAATGTGGGTTTCAGCAACTGTTTCCTATATAAAAGTATAAAACTGCTAATAACTTTATTAGAATAGTTAACTGCAACCTAGCTAATTGTCTGAAGAGATAAAAGCATAACAAAACCAAAAAGAAACCTATTAGGGATTCCCAACCCTCCATGTAGGATGGTGTCCATGGCATTAATTACATTGCCACATAGTACTTTTAGCTTATGTGGCACTATaataaatgagagagagaagagagggtgGAAGATGTTAAGGGTATTATAGTCACTATATATGTGTCAAGGGTAGTTTAGTCACTTCACatattctagggtttggggtctcCTCTTGTATATATAGCCCTTTGGGCATATCTCAATACATCTAACATTTCAGTCTCCATTCCTACCGTAACATGGTATCACAGCTTTAGGTCCCGATCCGGCCGCCACCCTCGTACGCCGCTGCGCAGCCCCTGGGAGCATCCATCTTGCTCCTGGGGGCGGCATCTCCTCCAGTAGCCCCAAACCCATTTCTTTTTTTAGTAGCGgagtcgcagcagcagcagcagcagcaagcaagtTTCCGTCGGGTCGCTGTTCTCCGCTGCCCCGTCCAGTCGCGGCCGTCTGCCCATCGCGGATCTGGCTGctggagtcaagagggggagttGCTGGTCGCAGCTCGTCTTCCTCTCCGTTCGCCGCTCGCGGGAGGGGAGCAGCAGGCCCTGCACGTTGCGGATCCGGTCCTCCACGCCGGCCCAGCCTTCCTCGTCCTCATTCGCGCCAGATCTGGCCGTCGTCTCCCCTGCCGTCGTCGCCGCGGGGGGCTCTCCATCTacggccgccgtcgcggccggcTCCGCAGCCTCCTCTtccgccgccgcatccgccCGTCGCAGATCCGGTCGTCTTCGTCCGCGCGGGCGCCGTCCGTCGTGTCCCAGTCCGCGCCGTCATTCTCATCTCCGCCGGTCGCGGAGCCGGCCATCTGCCCGTCGCGGCGGCCTCCGCCATCGCGGATCCGCCCGTTGCGGAGCCGCCGTCCACTCACCTCGTCGCCGTCCGTGGTCCTCCGCCCGTCCGCGCGCGCGTCCGCCGTCTGCGCCGCGCTGATTCGTCGTCGCCGCCCGTCGCTGCTCCTCCCCGCCCGGCCATCTGCCACCGCGGCCGTCCGCTCGTTGCCGTCGCGGGAGGGGTGCAGCTGCTCTGCTGCTCGTCGCAGCAGCCCCCGCCTGCCCGTCGCCGGCCCCACCGTGGCTTCGTCCATCGCGCGCGGCTACTGCTGGACTCTGTTGCCCCCCCTCTGCTGCTCTTCGCCGTTCGTCCGTCGCAGGGGGAGGAGCTCAGCCTGTCCTCTGTTTTAGTAGCCAGAGGGAGCAGCCCGTGCCTAGTTCCTTTATTGCTGCTGAGGTCTGCTCATCTTCAGCGCCTTCGCATGGCCTCTGCACTTGCCCATCGCTGTCCACTTGCATCTCAGTCCACCTGAAATTCATCTTTTGCTTGTTGCTTGCTGCTGCCAGTACCTTCTATTCAAGTTTCATGTTTCGCTTGTTCATCGAAGTTCATCCATATGTTTTTCAGTTTGCCGTGTTGTGCCAGTATATCATCTCCATATTTTGTCGCTGCTGCTATCTGTCTGCTGCTACTAGTATCTACTGCTATATCAAGTGTTCTTGTCTCGTGTCCAGTTAGCATCTCAGTCATGCCAGTTCTAGTACTATCAATCCAAGTCCAATTGCATACCTTCAGTTCGTCAAAGCCGTGCGTGTCCACCAATTTCATTGTCAGATCAGCCAATATCTTTTTATTTTATGGTTAGTTGAATCCTGTCGATTTAGCTAATCATCTTCATCAGTTGTTGATGCGGCCATTTGCCCTCTTGGTCCCTTTCGGAGCCGTTTTGCTCCACATCATGATCAATGGCCGTCTATTTGTCGTCATCAACACATGTCCTCCTGCTTGCCGTCTTGCAGCAGTGATCTCCCATTCTCCTCTCCGTTTGGCTGGTTTGACACATCTCAAGTTATTGTCAAGTTCAAGACTCCAAAGCAAGGCTCGTTGAGGAGTTGATGTACTGGTTTGTGAAGACTCGGGCTATTCGCTGGAGTACGGTTGTGAAGGCGATACCCGCTTGTGGAGGAGATCTTTTTCTACATCGACATATTCAAGAGTTGCACGCTTCGACGACATCTTTGATTTTGGATTTCGGATGTATCTTGTATCAATTTCATGTTTATGTTTGAGTCTAGTGCTTAGTATCAACTCTCCAAATGCAACGACATTGCATTCACGTTGCATTTGAGAGGGGGTGTTAAGGGTATTATAGTCACTATATATGTGTCAAGGGTAGTTTAGTCACTTCACatattctagggtttggggtctcCTCTTGTATATATAGCCCTTTGGGCATATCTCAATACATCTAACATTTCAGTCTCCATTCCTACCGTAACAGAAGAAACCGGGTCTCATGCACAACTCGGTTTCAACACAAAATCCAATACACTAGACACTATTAAGTTTGCATTGGGAGAAGGTAGTGTCTTCATGTAGATGGAGAACAAATGTGATAggtggagaggagagagaataaATTTTATTAGAGCCCACACTAAGAAACCACAGGCTTTAGAGTGTAGTTTCTAAAGGAGACGTCTTGCTTATGTGGCATCATAGACATCATCTACGGACACCATGGGTTGGGATTGCCCTTATGGAGCTGAAATATGCGCAATTAATCCATAAGTTTGGTCAAAAGATTAATGTCCATAAACCAATTAATAAGGATATGATTTCTAAAATTCCATCTGTTCCACCTTCCACCTCTAATATGTTGAATTACCTCAAGGATGTTTCTATAACATTAGCAGAGTGAATTTGACTTAATgcagaaaaaaacaaaataacagATCAGTATGTCCTATATAGTATACCAAACAGTACCTAAAGCAGTTTTCTGcacaaaaaaaatgaagttATAGTCCTCATGTTTATCAACAGAACTTCCATGAAACAATTGATGGATTGCCAGTTGCACTGAAGACTCATGCAAAAGATGATAGATCATGTGCTCTATTTGTTTTCCCTTCTGAAGGGGCTTGCAGTAGAGCAGAGAATAATTTATGTAAGTGTTTTACCTCCAATGTTAACTCAGTTACTCTAGAACAAGAGCTTTCGGTACCATCGGATCCTCCACTAAAGATTGACATAACAGAGGATAACCATAACAGAAGGCCAGACTCTTTTACTAGTTGATGAGCTAGATCTGGCAGCTTCACACACTTCTTCAGCACCTAGAATGTAAAACAAACATCAAATGGACACAAATGCTCATATATCTAAGCAGCTACTAGAACCCAGCAAGTCAAATACACTAAAAAATTACAAAGTTTACCTTGAGGACTAAAACCTTCGATTCAGAATCTGAAACAGGTGAAGAGCAGAATGCAAGAGCAAGCTCTAAGACTCTTCCTCTCTTGTATATTTTGGCATCATCAGCTAAGTTTGATCCAGCACATAATAACCGAAGCATCCACAAGCGCTCAGCTTTAAAATGAACTGAACTACTCTGCAATAAGGTTGGAAATAATGGAATgctctgcaaaaaaaaagagagagagagagagagagagatcatatACTAAAATACAATACTGTAGAATACACACTCAGATAGTTCATATatgcaaataaataaaagaagagGTACCTGCATGCTGACAGAGGTAGAATTCATTAAAAAATTGCTAATGGCAGTGAATTGAGCATGGGAGCTATCCAGCAGCGTCAAAGATGCTTCTGCAGCAAAAACAGCAATAATGGAAGGAATCCTCTGCCACTGCTCAGATATCCCATTCTGAAGATTCGTCAAAAGGAGCTGAAGCTGCCATGTTTCCTTGCTTCTCTGAGAAGCCTGTAAATATGTGAAAATAGCTTTCAAGTGGACTTCTGAAGAAGATAACAGATATATTTTGCATAAAAGCCAAGAAAATGAAAATTATAAATGGAATTTCAACAATACTGATACGAGCATGTAAACGTTCTTACAAATACTAGAATTGGAACATACAGATACGAGCATGTATATTAACCAATAATATGCTAGGTGCACGAAGCTAAATTGTCATATAGGAAATCTAACATAAGCAGACAGGAATAGTTGATAAGCAACTAAACCGATCAAGACAACAGGTAAAATTCAGAGATTCATTTGtttgaacaaaaatttagagatTCATGAAATAGCAAGTACCTCAAGGGATTTTTTGAATGCTCCTAGGCATTCATAGCCCAGCATCCTTAATTCTTGATCAGGAGATGCTATACTAACAAGTGTTACTGCAAGCAACCCTAGTCGGGCAAATTCAGCAGGCTCGATGTAACCCATGAGGAGAGTATGAATTGAGAACCGCAAGATAAAAATAGGATCATAAATCTGAAGATCCATTCTTTGAGATGTTATCTGCCAACAAGAATCAGAATGAAGAAGGCAAATGAACGAGGTAGATTCAAATAACATTATTGTGAAAGCATAAAAACTAGAACAATGTCCACAGTTCAGTTGACACTATTATTTTACAAAGTTACCTCGAAGCTATCGGTAAAGTTCTCCCGTTGAAGCTGTTCCAGTGAGAAAGCAGAAGCCCTTGAAGATCGTTTATAGCAAAATAGCAAAGCCGTCTTTGCACAGAGCTTGGAATCAACCGGTATGTTCTCCCGAAACAGAGCCCTTCGTCTTTCAGTAATTTCTGCATTCTCTATGTTATGTGTGTCTGATTTTGAAAAGTCCAGTTTCAGTTCTTCTCTGAATTTCAGAGCTGCAGATCCCCATAGATGGTCCACTTCAGTAATGGTTCTGAATTCAGGTGATTCTATCTCATTCATAAGATGAAGTATCTCCAAATCTGTTTCACTAAGAGTTGCACCATAAATAGACAAAAGCAAGAAAACCAATTCTCTTGTTTCACTCGATTGACTATTATTCTGTTGCCTGCTCTTAATATTATACAGTACCCTTAGTAATCTGATGATTTCAACTCTTCTCTTTTCTGCAATACAAAGTTGTGGTTTGTTGTCTTCCATGAAAGAAGAATCAACTAATTTCAAAATACTTGGAGCTGGCTGTAGCATCCCCCCTGTAGGGTCACAAGCAGATCGATATTCCGAAACTTCATTGCATGTTATTGTCGACACAAAATTGGAATGACCCAGTATAAGTTCAAGAATTTCATCAGCAGAGAACTTTCCTTGTCGTAGCACAACAAGGATACATCGAATTGCTTTTATTGCGACAGGATCATTGAATCTGTGCAGGAGGGATGATCTAATGAATTGACTAAGGAATGGTATTGACTTCAAGTGGTTTAGATGACTTTGGATCTCTGAAGACAGTTCAATGATATTCTTGAGAATTACATATTCCAGAAAACAGATTACCTTTTGTTCCTTAGCAGAGTGTGATAAGATATTGTCACTCGAAGGAAAATTCATGAGTATTTTATCCATAGTTCTGACCAATATGCTAATGAAATTTAGCTTTGCTTTGTGCAATCTCTTTGACTCCCTCTCTGAAGTTACTTCACTGGACAATAATTTTCTAGGAGATAACAACAGTCTAATTAGTGATATCTTCGCAAACAGTTCATTAGTAACCTTCATAATGCCTGTGCATGAAGTCGGATTGATATCATTAACATCAGAATCTAATAGCTCAGATGACTCTGGAAATATTGAATTAACTATTTCCAAGCGTTGCTTCCTCGACATTTCTTTTGAAGCAAAGTAGTAGTGCAACAACGTAACTGATTTCCCCAAGAGAGTGCCACTGAAATAAACCATTATATCTTTAACTGATGTGGGTATAAAGTCGCTAAAATCTTCCTCAAAAATGCTTCTGGTAACAAAACTTTTCCAGCTTGAAAACCCTTTATCACATAACAGGAGTTCAGAATAAAAGATTGGGACTGGCTCAAGGAATTCAGCACACCGCCCATTGTCATCAGTGTGATAATTCAAGCATGATAAAGCAGCAGGCAATAGAAGTATAGCACCATCTTTTTGAGCCCATGAAGCATTAGAATCAGAATCCTTGACTTGCGGAACAGAATTGTCTTTTTCTAAAATTTCCAAGAATATATTGCCAAAAAGCCTCATATGCATGGGACTTGCTTCCAAAAGCAACAGTAAGGCTTTTGCTTTAACCTTAGATGTCGGCAAGATGCAGTGATGAAGAACGTCAATGGGAGTATTGATCGCCAATGTAGATAATATGATATGGAACGCAACATAATCAGTGCTCCATCTTGCATATCTTTCTGCGTGATGGATACGACCCAGCATCTTCAGCAAGCAATGATCAGCAAATTCAAGATTCCATTTAGTAGCAAAATGAAGAACAATGTGATAAGCTTGCTGAATGGTGGTGGTATGAATCTCCAAGTCCCATAGTAGATATGATTCTGATATCTGGTCAGTTTTCTGTAGATAACAGCACACCATTTCCATGGCAACATCAATAATATATAGACACATCAAAGCAGCAGGAACAAAAGCAGGAGAACAAATGGAGCTGCAACCGCCTAATTTTGTGAACATCCAATTTGCAAGGTCCAGGAGTTTGACAGGAGAAAAGAATTTGGACAGTGCACGAATCATGTCGAAATTGGGCAAAAGCAGTCCAAAGTTCACTTTGTCCATGCAGAGCTCAAACTTCTCCTTTAACAACAATAGTATGTTCTCCAGCAGAAGATTTGGAGCAGCAAACAGTGACTCATGGGACGGGCCATCATCTCTAGAGTAGTTAGCTTCAAAGCTACGAACCATTAGTAAAAGGTCATACAGTTTACCCAAAAGATTTAAAACAAAATGATCTAAAAGGTGCAGATTTTCCTTTGAAAAAACAGCCAAAGTTTCTTCCAGATATTCCAAACTCCCATCTGATAAACTCTGGCAATTGGATAAAGAGCGTGACAAAGACAGGGCAATTATAGGATGGTGAAGAACAGAATCAACAATGTCTTGGATATGTTGAACTGGATAGGACAGGTCTGCAGATTTTGACTGTCTGTTAGCAGTCAAAACTTGAATACGCTCAAATACTCGATCAACAAGAGCAAAGCACAAATGGCATAGTTGTTCAAGAACATTTGAAGATTCAATGGTATATGATGACAGCAGGTGATGACTCCAGAACAAGATGACTCTCAGGTACAAGGTAACTTCACTGAAAGTACATTCAGACAACTTAACTTGAAGAAGTCTTAGAAGTGCATCCTTATGTGCTTCCCTGATTTCATCTGGCACAGAAAATGCAAGGCTCAATACTGAAGGTAAAAGTGCACAGAAGGGGCTGACACTTAAAAATGTACTCAGGGGAGCTGATTCTGTAGAAACAGAGAGGTTTTGCCATTTGTCCTCAACAGTGTTTACATGGTCAACATTCAGATCATCCTTGAACAGTCTGATGCTGCTGAAGAATATATCTGGCCAACAACTAGCAACTTTAGCTAGATAATCATGTTGCAGAAAAAGAACCGATGAGAGGAAAGCAAGATGAGATGGAAAATGCGTTTTTACAACATCAAGAAGATCTGGAAAGTCACTGATAATATCTTTTGGAGGTGCACATATGATTGAAAATAAAAATGCAGTTGCCACATCATCCGGCGAATTAGTTTGTTCTTGATTCAACATTTCTTCAACCTTTCTAGATACAGAGCACAATGAGTTACCATCAAACCCAGAAGAATGTTCCACCGTGGTGAACAGACTATAAGTGTGCTGGCTGGAAATTCTCTTCAAGAAATGCAGCATAGTTGTTAATGGCCTCCATTCAGCAAGATAAATCGAAGAGTTCATTTCTTCTGATGAAAATTTATCAAATCTCTCATTTAGAACAGCACCTATAAGATCAGACAATAACTGTGCGTCCACCTGTTACAATCATCGGACTAGTCAATTCATCACGCAAATCCATAAAAAATGTCATAGTATAATGAATGTCCAGTGTACCTGAGACTGCAgaataaggtggatcgtgttgCACACATACAATGAAATAGTGGACTTCTCATGAAATTTCATACTTCCAGACTCTGAGTCAAGTAGCCTAAGGCATTTCTGAAGAACACAAATAATCAGAGGGCTGAAAGCTGGAGTGCCTACAAACCACAATGCAAAAGGTTGAGCATATAGATGAAGCTAAATCTCAACAGGTAACAGTTATACAGAACAGACAACAAAGAGAAGCATGAAAAAGATGACTCGGTGATTAGaagtcaaagaaaaaaaatgtaacgCGTAAAGTGTTTATAATAAGTGTTCCGGAGGTTTTTTAGGATGTAGCACATAAATCTAAATCACAATCCAAAAAACTGACTGCGGTTAAATATCAACAAACATGTTGACTTGCTAACATCACATAAGCATATCAAGTATCAACAAACATGTTGTTGACATGGTGAGTGATAAGATAGAAGGGTACACCCTCTCAGACCTTGGCAGTCTGACagtgacagaactactaagttTCAGGTGACGTGCAATTCCTTTTGTCAACTACATATTCTTGGCAAGTTGGCATTCCATTTTGGAGACTACTATTCTACAGCACGAGTATTAGGTGGTATAGCTGATATGGTGCAACATAGACAAGTTTAAAAAGTTTAGCTAGAACAGACATTTGACATAATATATCGAAAGAGTAACTACTGATCACTGATGTATTATAACATTCATAAAGAAAGTATTACCTTCAAACTGGCCTGATTTAGAGATAAGTTTGCGTGTGTGCTCTTGGTATTTGTACAAGTTGTTACCAACTACTGAAACTGCATCACAGAGGAAAGGAATCACAATGTGTGACAATTTATTAGGTGCTCCAACTCTTCGGTTCTCTCTTATACACCATTTGGCCACATAACCAGGCAAGAAAACCAACCATGCATCAATCTCCGCGAAGTCCTGATCAAACGCACCAGAACTCGCCATAGCAGCTTTGACTAAAATGTATGCTTGATCACGGATGTTCTTATTTTGTGAATCCAACATGATGTAAAACAAGGGTTGTAGATACTTGTACATTGTCTCTGGAACTCTTTCTAGGTTCCAACATCCTCCAGATTGGCCTGAATACTCGAGTAAAAGAGATAATAAGGATTGTTGTTCATCCATGGATAGATCCAATGGGTTAGGTGGTATAATCCTAAAGAAATCATACGATCCATCGAAAGAGCTAGGCATCACCCtctgaaagaaaattaaataatgAAAATGTCAAGGCTATAAACTGCCAATGAATCCCATCAATTAAAGAAGTCAACAAAACAAATATTCAGGTCAGTATCAGAGGAAATACACTCAGAACATGCAAATAAAAAGGGCAAGTGCAAGCAAAAGCATAATTGAATTTAGCTGCAGCTTACCAAATAAAGCCTGAGAACATCCAGCAACTTTGAATGGAAGACATCTTCTACAATTTTTGCATCTTTCATGTTCGGATCTTGTTTATCTAAGCCCCATATCTCACACAAGGTGGTTCTGGGATCATTTTTTAACTCCAGGTCTTGTTCTTCAAATGTGTCCTTATTCTGCGCAGCATCAATCCCACCAATAATAATATCATCAACCTCACTGGAAGAATTGCATCTTCGTTTCTTTTGAGACGGCTCAGAAACTTGAGCATTTTTCTGATGTTTCTGACTGGCAGAAGAGAGCAACTTCAGAAGGACTTGAGGATCAGGCATAGCTCCATGAACTTCATCTTGGATGTATTCTCTTAGAGCTGCCCACCTCTTGGCCTGCATTTCATCTCCCTGGTGAACCTCATCAACTAAGGGTACATCTGCAGCATCAGAACAGCTTAATACAGGCGAATCATCTATTTTGATGGTTACTTTCGGTAAGCCAATGAATTCTGACTTCGCTCTCCCTCTAGATACCATGCCATTGAGAGCTTCGAGAATATAGCATAACAGGTTAACTGACTCAAAAACAAGCCTCAGTGAACCATGCTTCACAAGATCATCAGAATGCAGCAACCCCCTATTGATCACTGCTCGAGAGCATACGTTGGGCAAGATGCACTTCAAGACTACctgaacttcttcatcatctacAGATACCAGGCCATGTGAATTGGATGAAAGAGTATGAACAATGCTATCACATTTTGCTGAAGCTATAACATTAGCTGCAAGGGAGATGGCCGCAAACCTGCAAATAATAATTAGAGCAACACGACCATATTGATATTGtactaaaaagaaaataaatatataaatgcTCAGAAGAACTAACCATGAAGGAGATGACCGTGGCTCGATATTGTAAGGGAACTCATTCATGTAGGCTGAACAAAGAGACAGCCTCTTACTCACAATGGCCAGCAACAAATTTTTGTGGTGAGCAACCTCTGTAGCTTTCAACTTTTTCATGAGATCCAGCAAGCGTTTCTCATTACCTTTCAAGTTTGATCCTGGCATCAATCCATTTTTTGGATCAGTGCACACCATGACCAATACCTCATGAGCAACGTCAGCTGCTTCGCCTGCATCCCGATTCCCTGAAATCAAGCTCAGCTGCTCCAATGTGGCACttccaaagaggacgctcctgAGCCCTGGTGGCACAAGTGACTCCTCTATCAGGACATTATCTCGCAAAGTTGAAAGGATGTACATGACAGTCTCGGCATCATCATTCCCGATCCCACGAAGCACCCCTGAGTATACCTCCTTCTGTTGAAGGACCCATCTTAGCTGCCTTGGGTTCCCAACCTCTAAAAATGACATGGCAAACCCAACAAATGACCGCCTTGTGGACCCAGAGTCAGCACCCTTCTGCCGTTTCCCTCCATCTctgcttcctttcttcttcattgttcCTGCAAGCtgcggcaaaatagccatcttAAAATCAAATCTCTCAGCAACCTCTGACGCCAAGCCACCACCACGCCTGACGATTGCAGCCAGCAAATCCAGCGCGGCAGAATGCCGCCGGAACTCGCTACTGTTCAGCTCCAGAAGCACATCCCCCATCTTCTCCTTATCCTCCAGTATCATCCTCGCAACGCCATCCAGACTCTTCTTAACCAAACCATATCGCCGCAGCTTACCCTCAGGGTGGCCCAGGACTGTCGCAAAGAGCGAAAGTATGTAGGCCACCCCCGGCTTCTCCCGGTGGAGCCTCCACGCCTCGACAAGCTCCCCGAGCTGCGGTGACTGCTGCACGTACTCCCGTAGCACCTCCCCACCGGACTCGCCGTCCAGTAGCTTAATGAACTCCTTGGACGCGTCTGAGTAGATTTTCACCTCCGAGGTGTGGAGATTCTTGAGGATGTGAACCAACCGGACCTTGTGGGAAACCGCGAATGGCTGAGTCCAGGCATCCATCCCCAACCTCACTAGAAAATTTTGCTCTCGCTTGGGTTCTACTGCAGGGGAGGCCATACTGTCGCCCATGGGGTTTTAGCTCAGTCTTGTGCCAAATAAACTGCACCCGCACTTTGGATTGCAAGTCCAATGGCGCCAACCGAAACCGATGACGTGGCGCGTTGAATAAGAAGGAGAACCTGAGATAAAACTCAGCGAGCTAGGGTTTATCACCAGCAAGAGAAATTAATCCCCACCCCACGTGCGGGTGGAACTCCACCCCAAGCCAAGTCAATACCAGTAGGTGAGCGGCTATAGAGCGGAGGAAGACCACgccgaagagaggaggagggaagAGTTTCTTCGGTGCGGCTCGCGTCCTCCGGTGGAAGCCTGGAAGAAGGCCGGCAGCGGtttcggcggcgccggcgcgcgcgctggaggaggagaagacgGCTGCGCGAGCGACGCTTGCTTCGGGGGTTTAGTGCCAGGCCGGGCCAAGAATATGGGCCTAAATAATTGGCAGAAAAAAGCCCACCTAGCCCAACAGCGTATGGACCGCTTGGCCCATTAGCTCAGCTCGCACGGTATTCACATTTATGAGCGATTCATACTCAATGTCTACTAATTCATTTGTATTGTAGAGTTAATAGTTGATGtgttaaataatttatttattttatatacTATTTATTTAGCATGTGTGCATATGCT
This sequence is a window from Panicum virgatum strain AP13 chromosome 7K, P.virgatum_v5, whole genome shotgun sequence. Protein-coding genes within it:
- the LOC120641844 gene encoding uncharacterized protein LOC120641844 isoform X2; the protein is MGDSMASPAVEPKREQNFLVRLGMDAWTQPFAVSHKVRLVHILKNLHTSEVKIYSDASKEFIKLLDGESGGEVLREYVQQSPQLGELVEAWRLHREKPGVAYILSLFATVLGHPEGKLRRYGLVKKSLDGVARMILEDKEKMGDVLLELNSSEFRRHSAALDLLAAIVRRGGGLASEVAERFDFKMAILPQLAGTMKKKGSRDGGKRQKGADSGSTRRSFVGFAMSFLEVGNPRQLRWVLQQKEVYSGVLRGIGNDDAETVMYILSTLRDNVLIEESLVPPGLRSVLFGSATLEQLSLISGNRDAGEAADVAHEVLVMVCTDPKNGLMPGSNLKGNEKRLLDLMKKLKATEVAHHKNLLLAIVSKRLSLCSAYMNEFPYNIEPRSSPSWFAAISLAANVIASAKCDSIVHTLSSNSHGLVSVDDEEVQVVLKCILPNVCSRAVINRGLLHSDDLVKHGSLRLVFESVNLLCYILEALNGMVSRGRAKSEFIGLPKVTIKIDDSPVLSCSDAADVPLVDEVHQGDEMQAKRWAALREYIQDEVHGAMPDPQVLLKLLSSASQKHQKNAQVSEPSQKKRRCNSSSEVDDIIIGGIDAAQNKDTFEEQDLELKNDPRTTLCEIWGLDKQDPNMKDAKIVEDVFHSKLLDVLRLYLRVMPSSFDGSYDFFRIIPPNPLDLSMDEQQSLLSLLLEYSGQSGGCWNLERVPETMYKYLQPLFYIMLDSQNKNIRDQAYILVKAAMASSGAFDQDFAEIDAWLVFLPGYVAKWCIRENRRVGAPNKLSHIVIPFLCDAVSVVGNNLYKYQEHTRKLISKSGQFEGTPAFSPLIICVLQKCLRLLDSESGSMKFHEKSTISLYVCNTIHLILQSQVDAQLLSDLIGAVLNERFDKFSSEEMNSSIYLAEWRPLTTMLHFLKRISSQHTYSLFTTVEHSSGFDGNSLCSVSRKVEEMLNQEQTNSPDDVATAFLFSIICAPPKDIISDFPDLLDVVKTHFPSHLAFLSSVLFLQHDYLAKVASCWPDIFFSSIRLFKDDLNVDHVNTVEDKWQNLSVSTESAPLSTFLSVSPFCALLPSVLSLAFSVPDEIREAHKDALLRLLQVKLSECTFSEVTLYLRVILFWSHHLLSSYTIESSNVLEQLCHLCFALVDRVFERIQVLTANRQSKSADLSYPVQHIQDIVDSVLHHPIIALSLSRSLSNCQSLSDGSLEYLEETLAVFSKENLHLLDHFVLNLLGKLYDLLLMVRSFEANYSRDDGPSHESLFAAPNLLLENILLLLKEKFELCMDKVNFGLLLPNFDMKTDQISESYLLWDLEIHTTTIQQAYHIVLHFATKWNLEFADHCLLKMLGRIHHAERYARWSTDYVAFHIILSTLAINTPIDVLHHCILPTSKVKAKALLLLLEASPMHMRLFGNIFLEILEKDNSVPQVKDSDSNASWAQKDGAILLLPAALSCLNYHTDDNGRCAEFLEPVPIFYSELLLCDKGFSSWKSFVTRSIFEEDFSDFIPTSVKDIMVYFSGTLLGKSVTLLHYYFASKEMSRKQRLEIVNSIFPESSELLDSDVNDINPTSCTGIMKVTNELFAKISLIRLLLSPRKLLSSEVTSERESKRLHKAKLNFISILVRTMDKILMNFPSSDNILSHSAKEQKVICFLEYVILKNIIELSSEIQSHLNHLKSIPFLSQFIRSSLLHRFNDPVAIKAIRCILVVLRQGKFSADEILELILGHSNFVSTITCNEVSEYRSACDPTGGMLQPAPSILKLVDSSFMEDNKPQLCIAEKRRVEIIRLLRVLYNIKSRQQNNSQSSETRELVFLLLSIYGATLSETDLEILHLMNEIESPEFRTITEVDHLWGSAALKFREELKLDFSKSDTHNIENAEITERRRALFRENIPVDSKLCAKTALLFCYKRSSRASAFSLEQLQRENFTDSFEITSQRMDLQIYDPIFILRFSIHTLLMGYIEPAEFARLGLLAVTLVSIASPDQELRMLGYECLGAFKKSLEASQRSKETWQLQLLLTNLQNGISEQWQRIPSIIAVFAAEASLTLLDSSHAQFTAISNFLMNSTSVSMQSIPLFPTLLQSSSVHFKAERLWMLRLLCAGSNLADDAKIYKRGRVLELALAFCSSPVSDSESKVLVLKVLKKCVKLPDLAHQLVKESGLLLWLSSVMSIFSGGSDGTESSCSRVTELTLEVVNDLISSRLITDWLQETALEQLSAVSSDLCVLINNAKLLKLNVPVLTSMLSVITSTMRLSMKRKIYQPHFAFSLHGVFNLCQATGGSSRSAEHKLAVELGIDAILMNGPVPILSEVDKSRISMVVSWATSNIFWLYPNQRPLFETSSKETPINESALSKLLRLLVASVILGRISSISHGKIGDLARSTSSLGTLHSFLNDANERVETVESCMANEMLATIILYLQDHVQRNSDSLPSVVMTLCLLLLNRSSKQVNKQLANNRGKIEMLCSKIRCPAESNPSWRWHYYQPWKDPAAPRSEMERMEEEQACQSLLILFSNAFSTCRSEFPALSLDDVEKSGLFQWERESMVKQQHCA